The genomic DNA GGTCGCGCCCGGCGTTGCTGGTGACCGGTAAGGAGTCGCCCGCGCAGGTCAAGGCGCGCGCCGCCCGGCTCGGTCCGGACTGCGGGGCGATCCAGGTGCTGCCCGAGACCCACCTCGAAAGCGTTGCCCAGATTCTCGAGGCCAGTCCACCCGGGGTATGCGCCATCGACTCGGTACAGACGCTGGCGTCCAGCGCGCTGGACAGCGCACCCGGCAGTCCGGCGCAGGTGCGGCAGGTCACTGCCGAACTCGTGCGCATCGCCAAGGCCAACGACATCGCGATGATCCTCGTGGGGCAGGTGACCAAGGACGGCGCCCTCGCGGGACCCCGTCTGCTGGAGCACCTTGTCGATGCCGTCATCTCGTTCGAGGGCGACAATGTGCGGGCGCAGAGGGTCCTGCGGGCGACGAAGAACCGATTCGGATCGACCAACGAAACGGGAATCCTCGAGATGCGTGCGGATGGGTTGGTCTCAGTGGAGGACCCGTCCGACATCTACCTCGCGGAGGCCGGGGCGCGCGTGGGGTCGTGTCTGTTCTCCGCGATCGAGGGCAGCCGCGCCGTGCTGGTGGAGGTGCAGGCGCTGGTCGGTTCCACGGAGGTGGTCCCGCCCCGACGCGTGGCCGGTGGCGTGGACCGCACCCGTCTCGCGCAGGTGCTGGCGGTGCTGGCACGGCACGCCGGGGTGCGCGTCGGGGACAAGGGTGTGTTTGTGAGCGTGGCGGGTGGGGCTCGGGCACTCGATCCGGCGGCGGACTTGGCCATCGCGCTTGCCGTGGCATCGGCCTCACGGGGGCGCTGCGCCCGGTGAGCCACGTGCTGCGCCGCCTGCGGGTGGCGGCGGACCATACGGTTGCCCGGGCACTCACCGGGCTGGTTGGGGACGCGGAGGTCGGACACCTGCACCCCCCCGTGGTGCTCGTGAATGACGATCTCACACATGCGCTCGAGGAGGCGTTTCGGCCCGTGGGGACGTGACGTCGGCCTTGCGGCGTGCAATCCTCATGAGTCCAGCGAGCTGTTCCATAGAGGATCGAACGGCTCGGTGGTGGAAATGCACGTGATGCCACGGGATTTGGGTCCCGCGTGATGTCCAACCGCGACGGGGTGATGACGACGTCTACAACGAGCCAGGAGACCCCCCCGCCCGATCCGGGCACCCCGGATTCCGTGGCCCCCACGGACACCCGATCTCCGGCGGAGCGGTTCGGGCTGCCGTACCCGGGGGCCCAACTTCGTCCGCGCACCACGAGCCCTGTGGTGCTCCGCGTGGCACAACTCGTGCTCGGGCTGCTCGGTGCCCTCGGCGGGTACCGCATCGGCCGTACGATCGACTTCGGGTACGAACTTGGTGATCCGTGGCAGTACCTCGCCTACGGCGGTGCGATCGCCGGTGCCGGAATCGTGGGCTGGGTCGTCGGGGGCGCGGTGGGGAACTGGCTCCCTGCCCGGATACGCGCCATCGACCGTGCGGCGGACAAGCGTTCGGCGGGTGAACTCACCGTGGGTGCCGTGGGATTGGTGGTGGGTCTCGTGGCCGCAGCGCTGGCGGGGGTGGCCGTGGCCAAACTCCCACTGGTGGGTCCGTATCTGCTCCTGCCGGCGGTCCTCATCGTGGCCTACATCTTCACCCGCATCGCTGTCCGTAAGCATTCCGAGATCCTTCGCCTCGTCGGCGTGCGATCACGGGGTCAGTCCACCGTCGCCCCCCGTGTCATCGACACGAGCGCGATCATCGACGGGCGCATCATCGATGTGGTGCGGGCCCATTTTCTCCCGGGGCAGATCATCATCCCGGCGTTCGTGGTGGAGGAACTTCATCGCGTGGCCGACTCGATGGACTCCGAGAAGCGAAAGCGCGGGCGTCGTGGCTTGGATCTGATCGAGGAACTAACGGTGGCGGGTGATCAGCGCGTGTCGGTGAGGTCTGGGGATGTCCCCGGCAACGGCGTGGACGCCAAACTCCTCAACCTCACCCGGGAGATCCACGGCTGCCTCGTTACCACCGACTACGCGCTGAATAAGGTGGCGCGTATCCAGGGGATCGAGGTCCTAAACATCAATGATCTGGCGAATGCGCTGAAGCCGGTGGTGCTTCCTGGGGAGACGCTCCGTGTGCGCATCATCCGTGAGGGGCGCGAATACGATCAGGGAGTGGGATACCTCGATGACGGCACCATGGTGGTGGTGGAGGGGGCCCGCGGCCATGTGGGTGGGGAACCCGAGGACGTCGAGGTGACCAGCGTCATCCAGAACCCGTCGGGGAAGATGATCTTCTCGCGTCTACTCGCCCCTCCGAGCGGATCGGCCGGATCCTGACGACGGGCAAGACCCCCGGATGAGGGTGGGGGCCGTTGTCGTGGCGGCGGGATTGGGTGAGCGGCTGGGGGCCGGTATCCCGAAGGCCCTCGTGCGGGTTGCGGGACGACCGATGGTGGCCTGGTCGGTACGGGCGCTTGCGGGATCGGCCGATGTCGGACCGATTGTGGTGGTGGCGCCACCCGGATCCGAGCGCGAGATCGCGGCCGCGATCGGAACGTCGGTGCGCGTACACGCCATCGTGCCGGGTGCGTCCAGCCGGCAGCGCTCGGTGGCCGCTGGCATCGCGGCCCTCCCGGATGATGTCGATGCGATCCTGGTGCACGATGCGGCCCGACCG from Thermoleophilia bacterium includes the following:
- the radA gene encoding DNA repair protein RadA, encoding MTPPGARSHFQCDGCGHVAVHWVGRCPACGEWDTLTETAVVPTRRTSRIATAPAVISPIRLADVTGLVEDRIRTGVTELDRVLGGGMVPGSLVLIGGEPGIGKSTLVLQALAYMARSRPALLVTGKESPAQVKARAARLGPDCGAIQVLPETHLESVAQILEASPPGVCAIDSVQTLASSALDSAPGSPAQVRQVTAELVRIAKANDIAMILVGQVTKDGALAGPRLLEHLVDAVISFEGDNVRAQRVLRATKNRFGSTNETGILEMRADGLVSVEDPSDIYLAEAGARVGSCLFSAIEGSRAVLVEVQALVGSTEVVPPRRVAGGVDRTRLAQVLAVLARHAGVRVGDKGVFVSVAGGARALDPAADLAIALAVASASRGRCAR
- a CDS encoding PIN domain nuclease, whose protein sequence is MSNRDGVMTTSTTSQETPPPDPGTPDSVAPTDTRSPAERFGLPYPGAQLRPRTTSPVVLRVAQLVLGLLGALGGYRIGRTIDFGYELGDPWQYLAYGGAIAGAGIVGWVVGGAVGNWLPARIRAIDRAADKRSAGELTVGAVGLVVGLVAAALAGVAVAKLPLVGPYLLLPAVLIVAYIFTRIAVRKHSEILRLVGVRSRGQSTVAPRVIDTSAIIDGRIIDVVRAHFLPGQIIIPAFVVEELHRVADSMDSEKRKRGRRGLDLIEELTVAGDQRVSVRSGDVPGNGVDAKLLNLTREIHGCLVTTDYALNKVARIQGIEVLNINDLANALKPVVLPGETLRVRIIREGREYDQGVGYLDDGTMVVVEGARGHVGGEPEDVEVTSVIQNPSGKMIFSRLLAPPSGSAGS